In the Chroococcidiopsis sp. SAG 2025 genome, one interval contains:
- a CDS encoding sensor histidine kinase, translating to MAKPSQSSFRRILLARILLLTVPVLLIGEAVTFRKARSSLLETARWNLTESAVNKGENISNAIAALKSNLLLASQTTVIRTGSPAQAREFLQQLASTLPNTQCLQVSEIGTGNLVASTCGNTRIASAKADPAWQQQQNQKISPLIRVQPLVEIEARRSLQLSASLDPQRSLGQLQLVLSAPVYNSSGRLTYSLNVLSALHKRERDRPGLLAGSTVVIDRNGTILAHPMANRIGRNVAQEQDAGQLQHLLKNAIAGRTRQDFLHLSFDRNGPDLLAGYNVIPSPIDRANGYWLILAVTRLDHALYGLQEIKVILVVLTIGLLVATLIAALHIIRDLARPLEKLRDYALNLQSHHAAERVPHNFKVREVEQLAEALEAMLGRLNASAAELETAWQEAQASNQMKSEFLANTSHELRTPLNAIIGCIRLVRDGCCDDRSEELEFLARADEAAIHLLGIINDLLDIARIEAGKLSVVTEALDLRQVLREAIDLQKVQIQQKGLQLIATEWQEPLLVHADAAKLKQVLINVIGNAVKFTDRGSISIKLEITAQPVQDGSTTFWVTVAVEDTGLGIDPAQQHKLFRPFVMVDGTTTRKLGGTGLGLAISRNLIELMGGRIALSSPGIGLGTTVEISLPLVDPLPSPPSLETQLSERSHSTNDNNFDLNEQRALLEDDLRERIIEESKRLNSISSVKSLQVEENINGSGVTCL from the coding sequence ATGGCTAAGCCCAGTCAATCCTCATTTCGTCGTATCTTACTTGCAAGAATACTGCTGCTGACCGTACCAGTATTGTTGATTGGGGAAGCGGTGACTTTCAGGAAAGCACGTTCTAGCTTGCTAGAAACTGCGCGCTGGAATTTAACTGAAAGTGCGGTGAACAAGGGAGAAAATATCAGCAACGCGATCGCGGCACTGAAATCAAATCTGCTGCTGGCAAGTCAAACCACCGTCATCCGAACTGGTTCGCCTGCACAGGCTCGGGAGTTTCTCCAACAGTTAGCGTCAACGCTGCCAAATACTCAGTGCTTGCAGGTGAGTGAGATCGGCACGGGTAATTTGGTAGCCAGTACTTGTGGTAATACTCGAATTGCTTCTGCTAAAGCCGATCCCGCTTGGCAACAGCAGCAAAATCAAAAAATCTCGCCTTTGATTCGCGTCCAGCCACTCGTCGAAATTGAGGCGCGGCGATCGCTACAGCTATCCGCATCGCTAGATCCTCAACGCTCTCTGGGACAACTACAATTAGTTCTATCGGCTCCCGTGTACAACAGTAGCGGGCGATTGACCTACAGCCTCAACGTACTATCGGCACTGCACAAAAGAGAACGAGATCGACCAGGATTGCTGGCTGGCTCCACCGTCGTGATCGATCGCAACGGCACGATCTTAGCCCACCCAATGGCTAACCGCATTGGACGCAACGTCGCGCAAGAGCAAGATGCAGGACAACTACAACATCTGCTCAAAAATGCGATCGCCGGACGCACGCGCCAAGATTTTCTCCACTTGTCGTTCGATCGAAACGGTCCCGACCTGCTAGCTGGCTATAACGTCATTCCCAGTCCGATCGATCGAGCCAACGGATACTGGCTGATTTTAGCCGTTACCCGTCTGGATCATGCCCTCTACGGACTGCAAGAAATTAAAGTTATCCTTGTCGTACTGACCATCGGCTTGTTAGTAGCGACCTTAATCGCCGCACTACATATCATCCGCGATTTAGCAAGACCTTTAGAAAAACTACGGGACTACGCCCTCAACCTACAAAGCCACCACGCTGCCGAGCGAGTCCCGCACAATTTCAAAGTACGCGAGGTAGAACAGCTAGCAGAAGCCTTGGAAGCAATGCTAGGACGGCTAAATGCTTCGGCAGCAGAATTAGAAACCGCTTGGCAAGAAGCCCAGGCTTCCAACCAGATGAAAAGTGAATTCTTAGCCAATACTTCCCACGAGTTACGCACCCCTCTCAATGCCATCATCGGATGTATTCGCCTCGTCCGCGATGGCTGCTGCGACGATCGCAGCGAAGAACTAGAGTTTTTGGCACGGGCTGATGAGGCAGCTATTCACTTATTAGGTATTATTAACGATTTGCTCGACATTGCCAGAATTGAAGCTGGTAAACTCTCAGTCGTTACAGAAGCGCTGGATTTACGGCAAGTTTTGCGAGAAGCGATCGACCTGCAAAAGGTACAAATCCAGCAAAAAGGGCTGCAATTGATCGCTACAGAGTGGCAAGAACCGCTACTAGTTCATGCCGATGCTGCCAAACTTAAGCAAGTGCTGATCAATGTTATAGGTAACGCTGTCAAGTTCACCGATCGCGGCAGCATCAGCATCAAACTAGAAATTACTGCCCAACCCGTACAAGATGGCAGTACTACATTTTGGGTCACTGTGGCTGTAGAGGATACGGGACTGGGAATCGATCCGGCTCAGCAACACAAGCTCTTTCGTCCCTTTGTCATGGTAGATGGTACTACTACCCGCAAGCTAGGCGGGACTGGCTTAGGATTGGCAATTTCCCGCAATTTAATTGAATTAATGGGGGGTCGCATTGCCCTCAGTAGCCCTGGTATCGGTCTAGGGACTACTGTAGAAATTAGCTTACCATTAGTCGATCCTTTGCCGTCTCCTCCCAGCTTGGAGACCCAGCTATCAGAGCGATCGCACTCCACCAACGACAACAATTTTGATTTAAACGAACAGAGAGCTTTACTGGAGGATGACTTGAGAGAGAGAATTATAGAAGAATCCAAAAGACTAAACTCCATTAGCTCTGTCAAAAGTCTACAAGTTGAGGAAAACATTAATGGTAGTGGTGTGACTTGTCTTTGA
- a CDS encoding RibD family protein, translating into MDRSRSRPHTTVILAMSADGKIADARRSPARFSSQRDRFHLEQQIAAADATLFGAGTLRAYGTTLSVTSAKLLHQRLQNHQKSQPIQILASASAKIDPQWRFFRQPVPRWLIASAAGAKSWQGRSEFEKVIVGEQGVLSREQGAEGQTEKNNCQPRIDWTFALEQLFSLGIKRLAVLGGGELVAAMLAVDLIDEMWLTVCPLLLGGTNAPSPVAGMGFPENLAPRLELLSAQVEAQEVFLHYRLHRSQ; encoded by the coding sequence GTGGATCGATCTCGAAGTCGTCCCCATACAACAGTTATCTTGGCAATGAGTGCCGATGGTAAGATTGCCGATGCGAGGCGATCGCCTGCTCGCTTTTCCTCCCAGCGCGATCGATTCCATCTCGAACAACAAATAGCTGCTGCCGATGCCACACTATTCGGGGCTGGTACGCTTCGCGCTTACGGCACAACCTTAAGCGTAACTAGTGCTAAATTACTGCATCAAAGACTACAGAATCATCAAAAATCGCAACCAATTCAGATCCTGGCTTCTGCTAGTGCCAAGATCGATCCTCAGTGGCGATTTTTTCGCCAACCCGTACCTCGTTGGTTGATCGCATCTGCGGCTGGGGCAAAGTCTTGGCAGGGGCGATCGGAATTTGAGAAAGTGATTGTGGGGGAGCAGGGAGTACTTAGCAGGGAGCAGGGAGCAGAGGGGCAGACGGAGAAAAACAACTGTCAACCAAGAATTGACTGGACATTTGCTTTAGAGCAGTTATTCTCTTTGGGAATCAAACGCTTAGCCGTTCTCGGTGGGGGTGAGTTGGTGGCAGCGATGCTAGCAGTCGATTTAATCGATGAGATGTGGTTGACTGTCTGTCCTTTACTTTTGGGGGGGACAAACGCCCCTAGCCCAGTGGCAGGGATGGGTTTCCCAGAAAATTTAGCGCCACGACTGGAACTGTTATCAGCTCAAGTTGAAGCACAAGAAGTATTTCTCCACTATCGCCTGCACCGATCGCAATAG